GTGTGTGTGATGCCGAGCGTCAGTACGATGATGACAACAATTGCCGCGATGAGGATGTTTCGTTTTCTTGATAGATGCATTGCGTGTCTGTGGAGCGTGAAGCACGCCGCACGATAGCGCATTTACGGCTGGCGAGCGTCAAAGTTGCGAAAGGCCGTGGGGAGGGTCGCCCAGACTTTGACGCCAGCGATCAAATCGTCCGTGAAAACCGCTGCGTTGTGTTCCCGGCGAGATACCGATCGAAGATCATGGCCACGTTACGTACGAGCAGGCGCCCGGCGGGAAGCACTTCGATGCCATCGTGGTTCACCTTGACCAGCCCATCGGCCTCAAGCGGTTTCAACCGCTCCAGCTCACTGGCAAAAGCAGTCTCGAACCGAATCCCATAAACCGCTTCCAACGCATCAAAGCGCAGTGAAAACTGACACATGATTTCACTGATGATGTCGCGCCGCAGCCGATCATCGGCGCTTAGCCGCACGCCTCGTGCAATAGCGAGTTCGCCGCGATCGATCGCAGCGGCGTAACCGGCCATGTCCTTGGCGTTCTGCGCGTAGACATCGCCGACCTTGCCAATGGAAGACACCCCCAATCCGATCAGATCGCAATCCGCCTGGGTGCTGTAACCCTGAAAATTTCGATGCAGCGTACCCGCTCGCTGCGCCACGGCTAGTTCATCGTTTGGCAAAGCGAAATGATCCATCCCGATGTACACATAACCTGCGTCAGTCAGTTTCTCGATAACCCGTTCGAGAAGCGCCAGACGCACAGCCGGCGAGGGCAATGTGGCTTCATCCATCTGCCGCTGCATCTTGAAAACAGACGGCATATGCGCATAGCCGAACACCGAAAGCCGGTCGGGCGCGAGCGTGATCATCGTGTCGAGCGTACGGCTGAAGCTCTCCACGCTCTGATGCGGCAAGCCATAGATCAGATCAACGCTGACCGATTTAAACCCTTCGGCCCGTGCCGCCGACATCACCCTTTGCGTCATCTCGAGCGGTTGAACGCGATTGACCGCTTGCTGCACACGCAGATCAAAGTCTTGCACCCCGAAGCTCAGCCGGTTGAAACCCAGCTCGCGCAATACGTTGATTGTTTCTGGCGATGCCTCGCGCGGATCGACTTCGATCGAATATTCGGCCTGCGCGTCGGGCAGAAGGCGAAAAGACTCAGCGGTCGCGATCATCAATTCGGCCATTTCATCGTGCGACAAAAACGTCGGTGTACCGCCGCCCCAATGCAACTGCGACACCGGGCGGGAGGTGTCGAAACATGCCGCCTGCAACAACAGTTCACGTTTCAACAGATCGAGATAGGGACGCGCGTGCGCACGATTTTTTGTAGCGATCTTGTTGCAGCCGCAATAGAAACAGACGGTGTCGCAGAATGGAATATGGAAGTACAGCGAAAGATCCGTCGATGCCGCTCCCGGGTCCGCCGCCGCCCGATGGTAATGGCCGGGATCGAAGGTATCGGTGAATTGAACGGCGGGGGGATACGACGTGTAGCGCGGACCGGCCGCGTCGTATTTCGTGAGCAGATCGGGGCGGAAGAGGGACATTGCGGACGGACTTGAAGAGGGTGCTTCGAGTCTAGCCGACACGTTGTCCCAATTCTTGCGTGATAACGCCGCAGCCGCACGGTGGCACAATGTCGGGTTGCCTCATTTGCCCAAACAGTACGAACCGATGTCTGCCGCCCTCCGTCCGAACTCTGCACACGCGTGCCGCGAAAGCTGCGGCGCATGCTGTATTGCGCCGTCGATTTCGAGCGCGATTCCCGGCATGCCCGACGGCAAGCCGGCCGGCGTGCGCTGCGTCCAGCTCGGGGCGGATCTTCGCTGCGCGATTTTTGGCGATCCGCGCAGACCGGCCTGCTGCTCGGGCCTGCAGCCATCGGAGTCCATGTGCGGCGACACGCGTGCTTACGCGCTGGCGTGGCTCACGCAACTCGAAATCGATACGCAACCTGAGCGCGCGTAACCGGTCGAACGCTCATCCTGCAAGTTCAGATCACGTTCAAGCTCAGGTTCAAGTTCAAGTCACTGGAGAATTTCGCATGACTCAAGCCGTTGCGCCGAAGCGGCGCCGGTTCCTGCTCGCAGCCCTTGGCGGCGCGGGCGCGGTGGCGCTGGGAACCCAGGGATGCGCCGCATCGATATTTCCGTTCATCCCCGATCACTACACGTTCAGCCAGGCGCAGGTCCAGGACGCGTTGCAGCGCAAGTTTCCCTTGGAACGCACGGCCTCGCAGATTTTCGATGTCACGCTGAGCAATCCGCTGGTCGGCCTCGCGCCCGATCGCAACCGGATTACGGTACGGCTGGACGCGCGGCTTGCCACGCCGTTCATCCCGAATCCGGTCACGGGAATATTTACACTTTCCAGTCAGCTTGCTTACGACGCACCCAGTCATTCGGTGATCCTGATGTCGCCGACCGTCGACAACGCCCAGGTCTCCGGCGAGGCTGCGCAATACAACCAGCAGATCAACGCGGTCGGCGCGGTCATGGCAACGCAGTTCCTGGACCGTTACCCCATCTACACATTCAAGCCAGAACAATTGCAGTTTGCCGGTGTTAATTACGAACCCGGTACAATCACCGTCCTTACAAACGGCATACGTGTGCAGATCGTCGAGAAGTAGTTTTTCTGGCGCAATCCAGTACGCGCATGCCTGAACGATTGGCTGGCGACGGCCAAACTATGCCAAAAGGGCGGAGCGATGGACTGGATTCTGTTTTGCAAAGCGCTGATTCTGGGTGTGGTGGAGGGTTTGACTGAGTTTTTGCCGGTATCGAGCACGGGACACTTGATCGTTGCCGGCAGTCTGCTGAATTTCACTGATGCCCAGGCCAAGACGTTCGACGTCGTGATCCAGTTCGGCGCGATTCTCGCGATTGTCTGGGAATACCGGCGCAAGATCGGCTCGGTCGTTGCCGGGTTGCCCACGCAGCCCAAGGCGCGAAGGTTTGCGCTGAACGTGATCATCGCGACCATTCCGGCGGTCGTGCTCGGCCTGCTGTTCGAAAAGCACATCAAGGCCGTTTTGTTCGCGCCGGTGCCGGTGTCCGTGGCGCTGATCGTGGGCGGCATCGTGATCTTGTGGGCGGAAGCGCGGCACCGCGAGCGCAACATCGCGCCGCGGGTGACGTCGGTGGACGATCTCTCTTACGCCGATGCCTTCAAAGTCGGGCTCGCCCAATGCTTCGCGCTGATTCCGGGCACGTCGCGCTCGGGGTCGACGATTATCGGTGGGATGTTGTTCGGGCTGGAACGCAAAGTCGCCACCGAGTTTTCATTCTTTCTCGCGATTCCCATTATTTTCGGCGCCACGCTTTATGAACTCGCGAAGGAGTGGCGCACGCTGTCGGTCGATTCAGTGGGCTTGTTTATCGTCGGGATGGTGGCCGCGTTTGTCAGCGCATTCGTGTGTATTCGATGGCTGTTGCGTTACGTCGCCACACACGATTTCACGGCGTTCGCGTGGTATCGGATCGGCTTCGGGCTGCTGATCCTGATTGTTGGGTATAGCGGTGGGCTGAGTTGGGCGGAATGATGATTCAACGCCGCTTTGCCCTTGGCGAGCAGGCCTGAAAATCTGCAAGCACAGTCGAAACAGGCCGTTCCAACTCACGTTGGAACGGCCTGTTTTTGCGTTGATTTGACGATTATTGAGCCGTGCTTCAGCGGCGCTTGAACACCAGATCCCACACGCCGTGGCCGAGCTTCAATCCGCGGCGCTCGAACTTGGTCACGGGCCGGTAATCGGGACGCTGCGCGTAGTCCGAGCCGGCTGTGTTTTCCAGTGCCGGTTCCGCTGATAACACTTCGAGCATCTGTTCGGCATAGTTCTGCCAGTCAGTGGCGAGATGCAGATACCCGCCCGGCTTGAGCCGTGAAACAAGCAGCGCAACGAACTTCGGCTGGATGAGCCGGCGTTTATGGTGACGCGCCTTGTGCCACGGATCGGGGAAATAGATGTGGACGCCATCTAGGCTGTCCGGCGCAATCATGTGCTCCAGCACTTCCACGGCGTCATGCTGAACGACGCGAATATTAGTCAGTTCCTGTTCGCCGATCAGCTTCAGCAACGCGCCCACGCCCGGTTCATGGACCTCGATACCGAGAAAATCGTCGGCGGGACGTGCCGACGCGATTTCCGCCGTCGTCGCGCCCATGCCGAAGCCGATCTCCAGCACGCGCGGCGCTTTGCGCCCGAACGCGGCGTCCCAGTCGAGCGGCTGCGCTGCGTATGGCACGACAAAACGCGGGCCGAATTCATCGAGTGCGCGGCGCTGTCCCGTGGATACCCGTCCCGCACGCGTGACAAAGCTGCGAATCCGCCGATGACGAAGCGTGCCAGTCACGTCCGCCGCTTTGCTGTCTTTGGCTTCGTCGCGTTCGTCGCTATCGTTGGTTTCGTCTTGGTCGGGGGTGGAATCGTGGATCATCGAAAAAGAATGCGGCTTCTGGGGTTGAGCGGAGCTTGGCGGCAAAGCGAGGCAAACCTGGCGCTGCTGTAAATCAAAAAAGCCGCCTTCGAAGGCGGCTTTTTGTGAACGAAAACTGGAGCGGGCGATGGGAATCGAACCCACGGCTCTAGCTTGGGAAGCTAGGGTATTACCATTATACGACGCCCGCAGAGACCGCGATTTTACGCGGAATACCCCGTCTACCGCAACTTTACCCGGATCGACGAGAATTGAACCCTGAAATCACACGCCGAACATGGTCATGGTAACGGCTAGCCGCGTGACGACCATCAGCAGTACCTGAACGATCACGAACAGCAGGATAGGCGACAAATCGATACCGCCCATGCGCGGCAACACGCGCCGCAGCGGCTCGAGAAACGGCGCCGTGAGCTGATACAGCAGCGGCATGGCGGGGGATTGCGGGTTCAGCCACGACAGCAACGCCATCAGGATCGTCATCCAGATGATGAGATTCAGCGCCCATTTGATGACGGTGATCACCGCGACCAACAGCAATGTAGGCAGCATGGGCACAAGGCCGGCGGGATCGACGCCCGCGACCAGGACCAGCAGGATCACGAATACCACTGCCGCAAGGAACGCCGCGACAATGCTCGCCCAGTCGATGGTCTTTGCCGCCGGCAGGATCTTGCGCAACGGCAAGACGAGCCAGTTCGTGGCTTGCATCACCGCGTTGGACACGGGGTTGTACGGCGGCATGCGGACGACCTGCATCCACGCGCGCAGCAGCAGCGCAGCGCCGAACAGCGTGAAGATTGTGTTGAGTAGAAAACGGGCGATCTCGCCGAACATCTCAAATCCTTTTCAAGGCAAAAGCGCGGCGCACATGGCCGCGCGGGGTGATACGAGGGCAAGTAAAGCCGCAGCGGAAAACCGCCCGGCTTCATCAATCAGCTACCGTCAGTCTTCAGCCAGCCGCCAGTCAGCTACTGGCGCGGATATCGCTGATCTGCACGACCGGCGGAACACCGTCGGGGTAGTAGTTAACGATGTCCGCCGAGAAGGCTTTCGCATGCGGCGAGACCGCGGCCGTGAAGTCATCGACGGAATCGAACAGCAGGTGGCCCGCTGCAATATACGTGGGCGTTGAACCTGGCGCGCCGCCCGCGAGGCCCGCTTCAGCCGACCAGCCCTTCAGTGCGCTGCCAAGCAAGCCGGCCACCCAGGGCATATGGCTCGCGCAGTAGTAGTCGATGTCGAAGGGCGCATTCTCGCGATACGGATAAAAAAAGCTCACCTTGATCATTGTTCGTTCTCGTAGCTGGAATGGGTTGGCGTCGAGGGTGGCGGCCGAAGCTGGAACTTCGCGTGGGTTCAACGCACGCTCCGGGTTCTCAATCAGACCACGAACCGCCGATCAGAGCGCTTGTTCCTCCGCTTCTTCCTCGCCTGCTGCCGGCGTCCGGCTTGGTGGCCGAACCCCTCGGCGGCTTTGCCACACTGGCGTGCCGGGCATCACGATAGCATGGCTTGATGACGCCTTGTGCCGCTTGCCGCACGCCGGTGCACGGGTGCCCCCAAACGGCCGGTCAAGCGTCTCGGATCGGGTAATCAATCGTCGCTCGGCCCGGTCCCGTTCAACACGAGTTCAATGGCGTGTGACATCGCGTCGAGTGCTTCCGCTGGCGGTGGCGAGGCCCGCCGTTTCGCCAGCGCGACCGCGCGGCGCGAGAGCAGTGCATATAGGGCGGCGTGATCTCCGCCGAGGTCTTGCAGCAGGGCCAGCTGCTTGATGACGATACTCGCGTCGCCGCGCGACACCGGGCCGGCAAGCGCACCCGGCAAACCCTTTTCACGCGCGGTTTCGATGGTGCCGGCGAGCATCGGCAAGACTGCGCGCAATGCGTCGTCCTCGGCGAACCCCAACTCTTTCCAGAGCGTCACCGTTTCCGACAGCGAGCACAGCGCAAAGCTGGCCGCGTAGTGCGCGGCGGCGTGGTACAGCAGGCGTCCACCTGGCGGGATGGAAAGCGGATGGCAGCCCAGCGCCTGGACCAACGCGGTCAGTGTGTCGTGCAACGGCCCGCTCGCTTCGATCGTGACTGAACAGCCTGCAATGCGCGTCTGGTCGCTCGGCAGGCCGCCGAACAGGAACAATGGATGGAATCCGCCGATAGCTGCACCCTGCGCCTGGGCCGCAGCGAGGACATCGACGGGCGTGGCGCCACTGCAATGCACGACCGCCTTTGCGTTGCCGAGAGGTTGATCCAGTCGCAAAGCGTTCGCCGTCGCACCAATGGAGTCGTCGGGAACGGTTAAAAATACGATATCGGCGTGCTGCGCGACCGCGCTGGCGTCATCGGCGACCAGACACTCCGGCAATTCACTGGCGAATTCGTATGCCGATGCCGCCGATCGGCTCGCTATCGCGGTGACCGGGTAGCCCGCGCGCGACCAGATTGCTGCCAGACAGCGCGCAAGACGGCCTGCGCCGACGAAGCCCAAACGGGGCGTCGTTGAAAAAGGCATGGTTGTTGCTCCATAGTATTTGTTGCGATGTGCGGATTCGCGTTCGCGGCGCAAAGTGAAGTATCGCGCAACGGCGCTGGCGCCATAAAAACGGTGAGGGGCGCTGCCGCCAACGGTTTTGCGAGGCTCGAGCAACTTGCGTTTCGGGCCTGGACAGTCAGGGTTGGTCTTTTGGCCGATGTGCGCCAGTGCTTGTTTTGCAACGTTTGGGGGTCGCCATGAGTATTTTTGCGTATCGGAAACACCTGCGTTTTCTCAGCCAGACACATCGACGCCAGTGGTGGGATCAGCGCAAGCGGCTGACGCCGAGGGTCAGGATCAGCGGGGCATATGTGCCACCCAGCGTTACCCGCGAATTCGCCTACGTGAAGGTGGGCTGAACCGGTAGGCTGAATCGGCGGATTGAGTGCCGTTGCCTGAAAAAAGCAGCATCGTTTGAAGATGCCCCGTTCGACGCTTCCCGGTCGGCGGGGTTTTCCATTTCTCGGCCACTAAAAGCAAAGTGTAATGAATCATTACTTTGGTGACATTCGGAATAATGCTCGGACAACGTCGGCCAAGCGA
This window of the Caballeronia sp. SBC1 genome carries:
- a CDS encoding EthD family reductase; its protein translation is MIKVSFFYPYRENAPFDIDYYCASHMPWVAGLLGSALKGWSAEAGLAGGAPGSTPTYIAAGHLLFDSVDDFTAAVSPHAKAFSADIVNYYPDGVPPVVQISDIRASS
- a CDS encoding YkgJ family cysteine cluster protein — protein: MSAALRPNSAHACRESCGACCIAPSISSAIPGMPDGKPAGVRCVQLGADLRCAIFGDPRRPACCSGLQPSESMCGDTRAYALAWLTQLEIDTQPERA
- a CDS encoding Rossmann-like and DUF2520 domain-containing protein, with amino-acid sequence MPFSTTPRLGFVGAGRLARCLAAIWSRAGYPVTAIASRSAASAYEFASELPECLVADDASAVAQHADIVFLTVPDDSIGATANALRLDQPLGNAKAVVHCSGATPVDVLAAAQAQGAAIGGFHPLFLFGGLPSDQTRIAGCSVTIEASGPLHDTLTALVQALGCHPLSIPPGGRLLYHAAAHYAASFALCSLSETVTLWKELGFAEDDALRAVLPMLAGTIETAREKGLPGALAGPVSRGDASIVIKQLALLQDLGGDHAALYALLSRRAVALAKRRASPPPAEALDAMSHAIELVLNGTGPSDD
- a CDS encoding YggT family protein; this translates as MFGEIARFLLNTIFTLFGAALLLRAWMQVVRMPPYNPVSNAVMQATNWLVLPLRKILPAAKTIDWASIVAAFLAAVVFVILLVLVAGVDPAGLVPMLPTLLLVAVITVIKWALNLIIWMTILMALLSWLNPQSPAMPLLYQLTAPFLEPLRRVLPRMGGIDLSPILLFVIVQVLLMVVTRLAVTMTMFGV
- a CDS encoding DUF1439 domain-containing protein, translating into MTQAVAPKRRRFLLAALGGAGAVALGTQGCAASIFPFIPDHYTFSQAQVQDALQRKFPLERTASQIFDVTLSNPLVGLAPDRNRITVRLDARLATPFIPNPVTGIFTLSSQLAYDAPSHSVILMSPTVDNAQVSGEAAQYNQQINAVGAVMATQFLDRYPIYTFKPEQLQFAGVNYEPGTITVLTNGIRVQIVEK
- a CDS encoding undecaprenyl-diphosphate phosphatase, with translation MDWILFCKALILGVVEGLTEFLPVSSTGHLIVAGSLLNFTDAQAKTFDVVIQFGAILAIVWEYRRKIGSVVAGLPTQPKARRFALNVIIATIPAVVLGLLFEKHIKAVLFAPVPVSVALIVGGIVILWAEARHRERNIAPRVTSVDDLSYADAFKVGLAQCFALIPGTSRSGSTIIGGMLFGLERKVATEFSFFLAIPIIFGATLYELAKEWRTLSVDSVGLFIVGMVAAFVSAFVCIRWLLRYVATHDFTAFAWYRIGFGLLILIVGYSGGLSWAE
- the hemN gene encoding oxygen-independent coproporphyrinogen III oxidase, whose product is MSLFRPDLLTKYDAAGPRYTSYPPAVQFTDTFDPGHYHRAAADPGAASTDLSLYFHIPFCDTVCFYCGCNKIATKNRAHARPYLDLLKRELLLQAACFDTSRPVSQLHWGGGTPTFLSHDEMAELMIATAESFRLLPDAQAEYSIEVDPREASPETINVLRELGFNRLSFGVQDFDLRVQQAVNRVQPLEMTQRVMSAARAEGFKSVSVDLIYGLPHQSVESFSRTLDTMITLAPDRLSVFGYAHMPSVFKMQRQMDEATLPSPAVRLALLERVIEKLTDAGYVYIGMDHFALPNDELAVAQRAGTLHRNFQGYSTQADCDLIGLGVSSIGKVGDVYAQNAKDMAGYAAAIDRGELAIARGVRLSADDRLRRDIISEIMCQFSLRFDALEAVYGIRFETAFASELERLKPLEADGLVKVNHDGIEVLPAGRLLVRNVAMIFDRYLAGNTTQRFSRTI
- the trmB gene encoding tRNA (guanosine(46)-N7)-methyltransferase TrmB yields the protein MIHDSTPDQDETNDSDERDEAKDSKAADVTGTLRHRRIRSFVTRAGRVSTGQRRALDEFGPRFVVPYAAQPLDWDAAFGRKAPRVLEIGFGMGATTAEIASARPADDFLGIEVHEPGVGALLKLIGEQELTNIRVVQHDAVEVLEHMIAPDSLDGVHIYFPDPWHKARHHKRRLIQPKFVALLVSRLKPGGYLHLATDWQNYAEQMLEVLSAEPALENTAGSDYAQRPDYRPVTKFERRGLKLGHGVWDLVFKRR